AGCGGCAGCTGCAGCAGCGCGACGTTGCCCGACGGGTCACGCCACGCCGACGCGACGCCGTCCGGCAGGAGGCTGCGCAGGAACCGGTCGGTGGTCCACGGCACGGTCGCGACCGTCGGGATGCCCAGCCGCTCGTACACGGCCGCGCGCTTGTGGTCGTAGATCCGCGCGACGACGTGCTCGATGCCGAAGTTCTCGCGGGCCACCCTGGCCGAGATGATGTTCGAATTGTCCCCGCTGGACACCGCCGCGAACGCGCCGGCCCGCTCGATGCCGGCCTCGACCAGCACCCGGCGGTCGAAGCCGACGCCGACGACCTGCTGGCCGTGGAAGTCGCTGCCGAGCCGCCGGAAAGCCTGCTGGTTCTTGTCGATGACGGCCACCTCGTGGCCGAGCCGCTCCAGCGCAGCGGCCAGGGACGCGCCTACCCGGCCGCACCCCATGATCACCACGTGCACGCCCTGCCTCCTCTTCGGCGGTTACCCGTCCGTTGTTCCCCCTACCTACCAGCGCCGAACCTACCGTGCCCCCGTGCCGTTAGGCTTTCGTGGTGTCGAAGTTCCCGACCGTGCTGAAACGCCTGGTCCTCGGACGTCCGTTCCGCAGTGATCGCCTGGCTCACACGCTCCTGCCCAAGCGCATCGCGCTGCCGATCTTCGCCTCCGACGCGCTCTCCAGCGTGGCCTACGCGCCGGAGGAAATCTTCCTGACCCTGAGCGTGGCCGGCCTCTCGGCGTACGCGCTGGCGCCGTGGATCGGCGTGGCCGTGGCCGTGGTCATGCTCGTCGTCGTCGCCTCCTACCGGCAGAACGTGCACGCCTATCCGAGCGGCGGTGGCGACTACGAGGTCGCCAACACGAACCTGGGCGGCAAGTTCGGCCTCACCGTGGCCAGCGCCCTGCTGGTCGACTACGTGCTGACGGTCGCGGTGTCCACTTCGTCCGGTGTGGCCAACATCGGCTCGGCCGTCCCGTGGGTCGCGCAGCACAAGGTGCTCGCGTCGATCGTCATCGTGGTCGTGCTGACGTCGCTGAACCTGCGGGGCATCCGCGAGTCGGGGAAGGCCTTCGCGATCCCGACATACGGGTTCATCCTGGGCATCCTCGTCATGGTCGCCTGGGGCCTGGTGCAGGCCGCCACCGGCACCGAGATGAAGGCCGAGAGCGCCGGGTTCACGCTGACCGCCGAAGGCACCTTCGCCGGCGTGGCGTACGCGTTCCTGATCCTGCGGGCGTTCTCCTCCGGCGCGGCGGCGCTGACCGGGGTGGAGGCGATCAGCAACGGCGTCCCGGCGTTCCAGAAGCCGAAGTCGAAGAACGCGGCCACCACGCTGCTGATGATGGGCCTGCTCGCGGTCACCATGCTGGTCGGCATCATCACCCTGGCCACGATCACCGACGTCAAGTTCGCCGAGGACCCGGCGCGGCAGCTCGTGGGCGCGCCGGCCGGCTACGAGCAGAAGACGATCGTCGCGCAGATCGCGCACGCGGTGTTCGCCGACTTCTCGCCGGCGTTCTACTACATCTCCTTCTCCACCGGCATCATCCTGCTGCTGGCCGCGAACACCGCGTTCAACGGCTTCCCGGTGCTGGGCTCGATCCTCGCGCAGGACCGCTACCTGCCGCGCCAGCTGCACACGCGCGGCGACCGGCTGGCGTTCTCCAACGGGATCCTGTTCCTGGCGGCCTTCGCGCTGGTGCTGATCATCGCCTTCGACGCCGAGGTCACCCGGCTCATCCAGCTCTACATCGTCGGCGTGTTCGTGTCCTTCACGGTGAGCCAGGCGGGCATGATCCGGCACTGGAACCGGTTGCTGGCAAAGGAAACCGACCCCGCCAAGCGGCGCCGGATGCGGCGTTCCCAGACCGTCAACGCGGTCGGCCTCACCTGCACCGGTGTCGTACTGGTGATCGTGCTCATCACCAAGTTCCTGCTCGGCGCGTGGATCGCGATCGCCGCGATGGTGGCCATCTTCGTGCTCATGACGGCGATCCGGCGGCACTACGACCGCGTCGCCGACGAGCTGAAGGACCTCGGCGACACCCCGACCGTGCTGCCGTCGCGCAACCACGCCATCGTGCTGGTGTCCAAACTGCACCGTCCGACGTTGCGGGCCCTGGCCTACGCCAAGGCGATGCGC
This window of the Amycolatopsis balhimycina FH 1894 genome carries:
- a CDS encoding potassium channel family protein, with amino-acid sequence MHVVIMGCGRVGASLAAALERLGHEVAVIDKNQQAFRRLGSDFHGQQVVGVGFDRRVLVEAGIERAGAFAAVSSGDNSNIISARVARENFGIEHVVARIYDHKRAAVYERLGIPTVATVPWTTDRFLRSLLPDGVASAWRDPSGNVALLQLPLHEGWVGHSVKSLQQATGARVAFIMRFGTAVLPDTKTVLQADDVVWVAARSGTVTDVTSVANREPEDEA
- a CDS encoding APC family permease, whose amino-acid sequence is MSKFPTVLKRLVLGRPFRSDRLAHTLLPKRIALPIFASDALSSVAYAPEEIFLTLSVAGLSAYALAPWIGVAVAVVMLVVVASYRQNVHAYPSGGGDYEVANTNLGGKFGLTVASALLVDYVLTVAVSTSSGVANIGSAVPWVAQHKVLASIVIVVVLTSLNLRGIRESGKAFAIPTYGFILGILVMVAWGLVQAATGTEMKAESAGFTLTAEGTFAGVAYAFLILRAFSSGAAALTGVEAISNGVPAFQKPKSKNAATTLLMMGLLAVTMLVGIITLATITDVKFAEDPARQLVGAPAGYEQKTIVAQIAHAVFADFSPAFYYISFSTGIILLLAANTAFNGFPVLGSILAQDRYLPRQLHTRGDRLAFSNGILFLAAFALVLIIAFDAEVTRLIQLYIVGVFVSFTVSQAGMIRHWNRLLAKETDPAKRRRMRRSQTVNAVGLTCTGVVLVIVLITKFLLGAWIAIAAMVAIFVLMTAIRRHYDRVADELKDLGDTPTVLPSRNHAIVLVSKLHRPTLRALAYAKAMRPDVLEAVTVNVDDADTRRLTAEWDAHNFKVPLKVVESPYREITKPVLDYVKRVRGDNPRNVVTVFIPEYVVGHWWEQVLHNQSALRLKGRLLFQSGVIVASVPWQLESSAKAAARVRNEWPAAGDVRRGFSPDAKQAGPGAPKPKEPVE